Proteins encoded within one genomic window of Saccharicrinis carchari:
- a CDS encoding cold-shock protein — protein sequence MGRSQETFGKKEKEQKRMKKRQDKAKRKDMRKSSTSDGSLDSMIAYVDENGRIVDTPPDLTKKTKIKAENIEISVPKKEDIEEPIRTGRVEFFNDDKGYGFIKDLDTQEKFFVHVHGLLDKIEEGNKVNFELERGLKGMNAVRVKKV from the coding sequence ATGGGGAGATCTCAAGAAACCTTTGGCAAAAAAGAAAAAGAACAAAAAAGAATGAAAAAACGCCAGGATAAGGCGAAGCGCAAGGACATGCGAAAATCCAGCACCTCGGATGGAAGCTTAGATTCGATGATTGCCTACGTGGACGAAAACGGACGCATTGTTGACACACCACCCGATTTAACCAAGAAAACAAAGATTAAAGCAGAAAACATAGAAATTTCGGTTCCTAAAAAAGAGGATATCGAAGAGCCTATCCGTACCGGACGGGTTGAGTTTTTCAATGACGACAAAGGATACGGATTTATTAAAGATTTGGATACACAGGAAAAATTCTTTGTACATGTGCATGGCCTACTGGATAAGATAGAAGAAGGCAACAAAGTAAACTTTGAGCTTGAAAGAGGATTGAAAGGAATGAATGCCGTACGTGTGAAGAAGGTTTAA
- a CDS encoding precorrin-2 dehydrogenase/sirohydrochlorin ferrochelatase family protein, with amino-acid sequence MMFLPLSISVSGQQILIVGGGKVALNKVRRLKRFVNNFKVIAPEIAEELKNMEGVVCIERKYSHKDLSDHLLVYAATNNHKLNHQIQADAKRYRCLVNVVDDPGYSDFVSPAIYQMGEMTVAVGSNGKNVDASILLRDKIKAFLQHN; translated from the coding sequence ATGATGTTTCTACCATTATCCATAAGCGTTAGCGGCCAGCAAATACTGATTGTGGGAGGCGGAAAGGTGGCCCTTAACAAAGTAAGGAGGCTTAAGCGTTTTGTAAATAATTTTAAAGTTATTGCCCCGGAAATAGCTGAAGAGCTAAAAAATATGGAAGGTGTTGTTTGCATCGAGAGGAAATATAGCCATAAAGACTTATCGGATCACCTGCTGGTTTATGCAGCTACCAACAACCATAAGTTAAACCACCAAATACAAGCAGATGCTAAAAGGTACCGGTGCCTGGTCAATGTGGTTGATGACCCGGGTTACAGCGATTTTGTTTCTCCTGCCATATACCAAATGGGTGAAATGACAGTGGCAGTTGGTTCAAACGGTAAAAACGTAGATGCGTCCATTCTTTTACGTGATAAAATTAAAGCTTTCTTACAGCACAATTGA
- a CDS encoding low molecular weight protein-tyrosine-phosphatase translates to MMSKKKILFVCLGNICRSPSAEAVMTAKLKELDLSEHYMVDSAGITDYHEGGAADHRMQQHAAQRNYKLTSISRPFKTPNDFANFDYIIGMDDQNMSDLRAMATNDEQLSKLHKMTDYSSRFTYNEVPDPYYGGAEGFELVLDLLEDACDGLIKKLEDE, encoded by the coding sequence ATGATGAGCAAAAAAAAAATTCTATTTGTATGCCTCGGTAATATTTGCCGCTCCCCAAGTGCCGAAGCGGTAATGACGGCAAAACTAAAAGAGCTGGATTTATCAGAACATTATATGGTGGATTCTGCAGGTATTACGGATTACCACGAAGGCGGTGCCGCAGACCATCGCATGCAACAACATGCCGCTCAACGTAATTATAAGCTGACCAGCATCAGCAGGCCTTTTAAAACACCCAACGATTTTGCAAATTTTGATTATATCATTGGTATGGATGATCAAAACATGAGTGACTTAAGGGCAATGGCTACCAATGATGAGCAATTGAGCAAACTACACAAAATGACAGATTACAGTTCCCGTTTTACATACAACGAAGTTCCTGATCCGTATTATGGCGGTGCAGAAGGTTTTGAACTGGTATTGGATTTATTGGAAGATGCTTGTGATGGACTTATAAAAAAACTGGAAGATGAGTGA
- a CDS encoding O-methyltransferase has translation MFTQNIDLEAYILEHIDKEDELLYDLNRKTHIHILRSRMLSGHWQGQILKMICRMIQPANILEIGTFTGYSSLCMAQSMPHDGFIDTIDIDDEMQAFTQSFFDRSGLAHKIKMHLGDALNIMPALKKKYDLIFIDGDKRQYPDYYHQARELLKPGGFMLVDNVLWDGKVIEPVETDDEYTLGIQKFNKLVKEDKGVEKVIFPIRDGIFVIRKKTD, from the coding sequence ATGTTCACACAAAATATCGACCTCGAAGCTTACATTCTTGAGCATATCGATAAAGAAGATGAGCTGCTCTACGACCTCAATCGTAAAACACATATCCACATTCTTCGTTCCCGGATGTTATCGGGCCACTGGCAAGGCCAGATTCTAAAAATGATATGCCGGATGATACAACCAGCAAATATTTTGGAAATCGGCACTTTTACGGGCTATTCGAGCCTCTGCATGGCGCAAAGCATGCCGCACGATGGATTTATTGATACTATTGACATTGACGACGAAATGCAAGCTTTTACACAATCATTTTTCGATAGGTCGGGATTAGCTCATAAAATAAAAATGCACCTGGGCGATGCCTTGAATATCATGCCTGCCTTGAAAAAAAAATATGACCTGATTTTTATTGATGGCGATAAAAGACAGTATCCGGATTATTACCACCAGGCAAGGGAATTGCTGAAGCCCGGTGGTTTTATGTTGGTGGATAATGTTTTGTGGGATGGAAAAGTAATTGAACCCGTAGAAACAGATGACGAATATACGCTGGGAATTCAGAAGTTTAATAAGCTGGTTAAAGAAGACAAAGGAGTGGAGAAAGTGATTTTTCCGATCAGGGACGGTATCTTTGTGATACGTAAAAAAACAGATTAA
- a CDS encoding ribbon-helix-helix domain-containing protein produces MAKKKHKKDKKSGDRTISSSFLRRTHQVTVLLNEKEKEAIDSYCKKYNITNKSKFIRETIIRQVMDTFLTDYPTLFDKEDMDKIKVTSKPLSPFA; encoded by the coding sequence ATGGCCAAGAAAAAACATAAAAAAGATAAAAAGTCCGGTGACAGAACAATATCATCTTCTTTTTTACGCCGAACGCATCAGGTTACTGTTTTATTAAACGAAAAAGAAAAAGAGGCCATTGATTCGTACTGCAAAAAGTATAATATCACGAATAAGTCTAAATTCATTCGCGAAACCATAATCCGCCAGGTAATGGATACGTTTTTAACAGATTATCCTACTTTGTTTGATAAGGAGGATATGGACAAGATAAAAGTTACCTCAAAACCCCTTAGTCCATTCGCCTAA
- the dapA gene encoding 4-hydroxy-tetrahydrodipicolinate synthase, whose amino-acid sequence MAFTLKGAIVAIVTPFLESGEIDWDSFDKLIDWHIDSKTDGIVVCGTTGETPTLTDEEDEAVIARAVEKIKGRIPVIAGSGSNCTQTAIRKTQKAKNLGADAALVVVPYYNKPTETGIYNHFSTVAQSVDIPIILYNVPSRTGTSILPETVIRLAKDFDNIVATKEASGDLSYFTQIIASAPKTFLVYSGDDFLASSANLLGAHGCISVVANIIPAEFQQLMKVSLQGDAIATRKSFYKYKKLMELCFVESNPIPVKTALAEMGFIKEFYRQPLCKITPENRQLLLNEMKNLKLIEK is encoded by the coding sequence ATGGCATTTACATTGAAAGGTGCAATAGTTGCTATTGTAACTCCTTTTTTAGAGTCAGGAGAAATAGACTGGGATTCATTTGATAAACTAATTGACTGGCATATAGATAGCAAGACCGATGGCATTGTGGTTTGTGGCACCACCGGCGAAACACCTACTTTAACCGATGAGGAGGATGAAGCAGTTATTGCCCGTGCTGTGGAAAAGATCAAGGGCAGAATCCCTGTTATTGCCGGAAGCGGAAGCAATTGTACGCAAACAGCCATAAGAAAAACACAGAAGGCTAAGAATTTAGGTGCCGATGCTGCACTGGTGGTGGTGCCCTACTACAATAAACCTACGGAAACCGGCATATACAATCATTTTAGTACGGTGGCTCAATCGGTGGACATCCCTATTATATTATACAATGTTCCCTCTCGCACGGGTACTTCCATTTTACCCGAAACCGTTATTCGTTTAGCAAAGGATTTTGACAACATAGTGGCAACAAAAGAAGCCTCCGGAGATTTATCGTATTTTACACAAATCATTGCCTCTGCCCCTAAAACGTTTTTGGTTTATAGTGGTGATGATTTCCTGGCCTCCTCCGCTAACCTATTAGGTGCCCATGGATGTATTTCTGTTGTTGCCAATATAATCCCTGCCGAATTTCAGCAGCTAATGAAGGTGTCATTACAAGGCGATGCCATTGCTACCCGGAAAAGTTTTTACAAATACAAAAAGTTAATGGAATTGTGTTTTGTGGAATCAAATCCCATACCTGTTAAAACAGCGTTGGCAGAAATGGGATTTATAAAAGAATTTTACAGACAACCCCTGTGTAAAATCACTCCTGAAAACAGACAACTCCTATTAAACGAAATGAAAAACCTAAAACTTATCGAAAAGTAG
- a CDS encoding aspartate kinase — MITIPQAVESVVKAQPFISEALFEGLINVSSLARKIKPDIDRILLKDAKHGAIVMALNRLSPQVDISLQRGINKMINMLGDIIVRSDLVDYTFKNSDTLIKCHSRVFESLSHHRDTFYTMVRGMNESNIVISGIYANLVDENFNEEELQVKTENLSAITLKLHESNTQVPGFYYYILKAVAWEGINIVEVISTTNEFTVLVNDEDVDRAFSVLKNLKKKK, encoded by the coding sequence ATGATTACTATACCGCAAGCTGTTGAATCAGTAGTTAAAGCACAGCCTTTTATATCGGAAGCATTGTTTGAAGGCTTAATTAATGTATCGTCCCTGGCTCGTAAAATTAAGCCCGATATAGACAGGATTTTGTTGAAGGATGCCAAGCACGGTGCTATTGTTATGGCTTTAAACAGGCTTAGTCCACAGGTGGATATAAGCTTGCAACGTGGTATCAATAAAATGATAAACATGCTGGGCGATATAATTGTACGTTCAGATTTGGTAGACTATACTTTTAAAAACTCGGATACTTTAATAAAATGTCACAGTCGTGTTTTTGAATCGCTGAGCCATCACCGGGATACATTTTATACTATGGTGCGCGGTATGAATGAATCTAATATAGTTATCAGTGGTATTTATGCCAACTTAGTAGATGAAAATTTTAATGAAGAAGAATTGCAGGTAAAAACAGAAAATCTGTCGGCCATAACTTTAAAACTGCACGAAAGTAATACACAGGTACCTGGTTTTTATTATTATATTTTAAAAGCTGTTGCATGGGAGGGGATCAATATTGTTGAAGTAATATCTACTACTAACGAATTTACGGTTTTGGTTAACGACGAGGATGTAGACAGGGCCTTTTCTGTACTCAAAAATTTAAAAAAGAAGAAATAA
- a CDS encoding DUF2061 domain-containing protein, giving the protein MKEKRYRTLLKTISWRLTGTMDTFLISYLITGKVGLALSISGVEVFTKMILYYFHERTWNRVKYGKEKLSRPEYYI; this is encoded by the coding sequence ATGAAAGAAAAACGATATAGAACCTTACTAAAAACAATTTCGTGGAGGTTGACCGGAACCATGGATACCTTTTTAATTTCTTACTTAATTACAGGCAAAGTAGGATTGGCACTTTCTATTAGTGGGGTAGAGGTGTTTACCAAAATGATATTGTATTATTTTCACGAAAGGACATGGAACAGAGTAAAATACGGAAAAGAAAAACTCTCCCGTCCTGAATATTATATTTAA
- a CDS encoding cytidylate kinase-like family protein, protein MENVFLKYMLRREGKAEVNQPPLADGPVFTISREYGCPGKRIAKHLSEVLNKKLNHEGRTEKWRWLSKEIIDESARELKLSPTLVKNLSEYKNRSFLDNLALFFSDTYYPSDAKINNTIANFIHTAASQGNVIIVGRAAEAITKNFKKSFHLKLMAPLNWRAEKISTDLGISMSEAKRECQEMDKRRFMFRSYFEKGVPDVEFYDASFNCKEMTDDEIVELMVIIAETRGFI, encoded by the coding sequence ATGGAAAATGTATTTTTAAAATATATGCTACGCAGGGAGGGTAAAGCCGAAGTAAATCAGCCCCCCCTGGCCGATGGCCCCGTATTTACCATCTCACGTGAGTACGGCTGTCCGGGAAAAAGAATTGCAAAACATTTATCCGAAGTACTCAATAAAAAACTCAATCACGAAGGCAGAACCGAGAAATGGCGATGGTTGAGCAAAGAAATTATTGATGAATCGGCAAGAGAACTTAAACTTTCACCCACCTTAGTTAAGAATCTTTCGGAGTATAAAAATAGAAGTTTTTTAGATAATCTGGCTTTGTTCTTTTCAGATACTTACTATCCAAGCGATGCCAAAATAAACAATACTATTGCCAATTTTATTCATACTGCCGCTTCACAGGGAAATGTTATCATTGTGGGTAGAGCGGCTGAGGCTATCACTAAAAATTTTAAAAAGTCGTTTCACTTAAAGCTCATGGCACCGTTGAACTGGAGAGCCGAAAAAATCAGTACTGATCTCGGTATTTCTATGTCTGAGGCCAAACGAGAGTGTCAGGAAATGGATAAACGCAGGTTTATGTTCAGATCCTATTTCGAAAAAGGGGTGCCAGATGTTGAGTTTTACGATGCAAGCTTCAATTGCAAGGAAATGACCGACGATGAAATAGTTGAACTGATGGTCATCATTGCGGAAACCCGGGGTTTTATCTAA
- a CDS encoding fructosamine kinase family protein codes for MSELVLSKVSTLLHEDIVGNQPHGGGCIADSRIITTSTGMKYFLKQGGTSNMFVNEANGLREIALSNTILTPKVVGVDNDFLLLDYIEQGPKTSETLFDLGCDLARMHQFTAARYGFYEDNFIGGNPQINTMSDSWADFYFNKRLKYQYQLSKRKGSLTPELQSKFIALEKVFHRILQDSEEKPSLLHGDLWAGNYLINKNGKGVLIDPAVYYGHREADIAMTKLFGGFSPEFYQGYNSTFPLKSGYEYRENIYLLYHVWNHLNLFGTGYYSQTINLMDFYIR; via the coding sequence ATGAGTGAGCTTGTATTAAGCAAAGTATCAACTTTACTTCATGAAGATATTGTGGGCAATCAGCCACATGGTGGTGGCTGCATTGCCGATTCCCGGATAATAACCACTTCTACGGGTATGAAATATTTTCTTAAACAAGGTGGTACCAGCAACATGTTTGTAAACGAGGCCAACGGTCTCAGGGAGATAGCGCTATCAAACACTATACTTACCCCAAAAGTGGTAGGCGTGGATAATGATTTTTTGCTACTGGACTACATTGAGCAAGGACCTAAAACCAGCGAAACACTGTTTGATCTGGGATGTGACCTGGCTCGTATGCATCAATTTACGGCTGCACGTTATGGTTTTTACGAGGATAATTTTATCGGTGGCAACCCACAAATTAACACCATGTCGGATAGTTGGGCCGATTTTTATTTTAACAAGCGCCTCAAATACCAATACCAACTATCCAAACGCAAGGGCAGTCTTACCCCTGAATTACAAAGTAAATTTATAGCACTCGAAAAAGTTTTTCATCGCATTTTACAGGATAGTGAAGAAAAACCTTCCTTATTACACGGTGATCTGTGGGCAGGGAATTATTTAATAAACAAAAACGGAAAAGGCGTATTGATTGATCCGGCAGTTTATTATGGTCACAGGGAGGCAGATATAGCCATGACAAAGCTTTTTGGCGGGTTCTCGCCCGAGTTTTACCAAGGTTATAACTCAACTTTTCCGCTTAAGAGCGGTTACGAATACCGCGAAAATATTTATCTGCTATATCACGTTTGGAATCACCTGAACCTGTTTGGAACGGGGTATTATTCACAGACTATTAATCTGATGGATTTTTATATTAGATAA
- a CDS encoding M16 family metallopeptidase — protein MEFFTHTLDNGIRIIHKPEAGEVSYSGIIINAGSRDEEEHEHGMAHFIEHVVFKGTLKRRAFHVLSRLEDVGGELNAYTTKEETCIYATFLKEDYQRSMELIADITFHSTFPEKELVKEKEVIMDEINSYKDSPADLIFDDFEELLYPNHPIGRNILGTPEMLKTFTRKDIYRFIQNNYHTDQMVYCSVGQQDFKRVVKLAEKYFGSIPENKRQVKRSPIAKSEPKVVVIDKETYQSHIMLGGIAYDYNHPKRLGLHLLNNLLGGPGMNSRLNMSLREKKGIAYNIESSYSAFYGTGVFSVYLGTDRKNVDKSLKIVYAELNKLRNNSLGSMQLHKAKKQLKGQIAISSENKESLMLNIGKSFLLYNKVDSLPHIYNKIDELSASDLLHIANECMNPDNMSQLIYL, from the coding sequence ATGGAATTTTTCACTCACACCTTAGATAACGGGATACGGATTATTCACAAGCCGGAGGCAGGCGAAGTATCGTACAGTGGTATAATTATAAATGCTGGTTCGCGCGACGAAGAGGAGCATGAGCACGGTATGGCTCATTTTATTGAGCATGTTGTTTTTAAAGGCACCTTGAAACGTCGGGCTTTTCATGTACTCAGTAGACTCGAAGATGTAGGCGGCGAATTAAATGCCTACACCACCAAAGAAGAAACCTGTATATATGCTACTTTTTTAAAGGAAGATTACCAACGCTCCATGGAGCTTATTGCCGATATAACTTTCCACTCTACCTTTCCCGAAAAAGAGTTGGTTAAGGAAAAGGAAGTTATTATGGACGAAATAAATTCGTACAAAGATTCGCCGGCAGACCTTATTTTCGACGACTTTGAGGAGCTCCTTTATCCCAACCATCCTATCGGACGCAATATTTTAGGAACACCGGAAATGCTCAAAACCTTTACACGCAAAGATATCTATCGCTTTATTCAAAATAACTACCATACCGATCAAATGGTGTATTGCTCCGTAGGACAGCAGGATTTTAAGCGCGTAGTAAAATTGGCAGAAAAATATTTTGGTTCAATTCCTGAAAATAAACGGCAAGTTAAACGCAGCCCTATCGCCAAAAGTGAACCAAAGGTGGTGGTGATAGATAAGGAAACTTACCAAAGCCATATTATGCTGGGAGGCATAGCCTACGATTACAACCACCCTAAACGATTAGGGCTGCACCTGCTGAATAACTTGCTCGGTGGCCCGGGGATGAATAGCCGTCTGAACATGTCGCTGCGCGAAAAAAAAGGAATAGCATACAATATTGAATCGTCGTATTCGGCATTTTATGGTACGGGCGTTTTTTCCGTTTACCTGGGCACCGATCGTAAAAACGTAGATAAAAGTCTGAAAATAGTGTATGCCGAACTGAATAAGTTGCGCAATAATAGTTTGGGTAGCATGCAATTGCACAAAGCAAAAAAGCAACTTAAAGGCCAAATAGCCATATCCTCCGAAAATAAAGAGAGTTTGATGCTTAATATAGGCAAGAGCTTTTTATTGTATAACAAGGTGGATTCGCTACCGCATATCTACAATAAAATTGACGAATTGAGCGCTTCGGATTTGTTGCACATAGCCAACGAATGCATGAATCCCGATAATATGTCGCAATTAATTTATTTGTAA
- the cobA gene encoding uroporphyrinogen-III C-methyltransferase, which yields MAEIRIIIDHKHHKHICMGDISEALVQNGINARFNFTDVEGGRVSHVMEQILISDKAEAYVLPAKKIPYPLNTQLEVLALLPITEKQNKTDYPLFENDLKKNPLEDYLAVVGKKGMPEIKKCLEQMDVRARWGKVILAGFGPGDHDLITKKAAFHLECCDVIFYDDLVDEVFLHGFEAEKIYVGKRKGKHKFDQEIINEWMYQEAIKGKNVVRVKGGDPLIFGRGAEEYHYLQSRLVQATIIPGISSAFAAAAQAVIPFTERSLSSSVALLSGHDMHKLKIPKADTLVFYMGASNQKELAQEIIAQGWSEGTPVGVVYNVSNPNQQIYRGTLGDMMINGSGLPSPAIIIVGRTAGTYSSPNQKWLYTGAALEETNLKPDMIHTPLISIVSNPMDVDIKWCLAHISSYNRIIFTSRYAVRHFYDKLCHAGKDVRDLHGVRIDSIGKTTSKALKEIGLMVKPLSVNESIEGMLKVYRETGLTAENVLLPGSKQSTGLLQKELCRLGNKAHALKVYKVVKNKAIIRQNLMRFHGIVFSSPATVEAFIAIYGSIPSHLQLKCIGQQTKDMLRKSQMGEVKIEVEKRGCAV from the coding sequence ATGGCAGAGATTAGGATAATAATAGACCACAAACATCATAAGCATATTTGCATGGGTGATATTAGCGAAGCGCTAGTACAAAATGGGATTAATGCAAGATTCAACTTTACGGATGTGGAAGGAGGTCGAGTTTCCCATGTGATGGAGCAGATCCTTATTTCGGATAAGGCAGAAGCTTATGTATTACCTGCAAAAAAAATACCTTACCCCCTGAATACCCAACTGGAAGTACTGGCCTTGTTGCCTATTACGGAAAAGCAGAACAAAACAGATTATCCTTTATTCGAAAATGATTTGAAAAAAAATCCGCTTGAGGATTATTTGGCTGTAGTGGGTAAAAAGGGAATGCCTGAAATAAAAAAATGCTTGGAGCAAATGGATGTTAGAGCCAGATGGGGTAAGGTGATATTGGCTGGGTTTGGGCCCGGTGATCATGATCTAATTACAAAAAAGGCCGCCTTCCATCTGGAGTGTTGCGATGTTATTTTTTACGACGACTTGGTTGACGAGGTTTTTTTACATGGATTTGAAGCCGAAAAAATTTATGTGGGTAAACGAAAGGGTAAGCATAAGTTCGATCAGGAGATAATTAATGAATGGATGTACCAGGAGGCGATTAAAGGCAAAAATGTGGTGCGGGTTAAAGGAGGCGATCCTTTAATTTTTGGCAGAGGTGCCGAGGAGTATCATTATTTGCAGAGCCGATTAGTGCAAGCCACTATAATACCGGGCATATCAAGTGCGTTTGCAGCCGCTGCACAGGCCGTGATCCCTTTTACCGAGCGTTCCTTGTCCTCATCGGTGGCTTTGCTTTCGGGGCACGATATGCACAAGCTAAAAATACCCAAGGCAGATACGCTGGTATTTTATATGGGTGCTTCCAATCAAAAGGAATTAGCACAGGAAATCATCGCGCAAGGCTGGTCGGAAGGTACACCTGTGGGTGTGGTATATAATGTGAGTAACCCCAATCAGCAAATTTACCGCGGAACACTGGGGGATATGATGATTAATGGTTCAGGTTTGCCTTCGCCGGCCATTATTATTGTAGGGAGAACTGCCGGCACCTATTCAAGCCCCAATCAAAAATGGCTGTACACAGGGGCTGCGCTGGAAGAAACGAATTTAAAACCGGATATGATCCATACCCCCTTGATTTCCATAGTATCTAATCCGATGGATGTAGATATTAAATGGTGTTTGGCTCATATTTCATCTTACAATAGAATAATTTTCACAAGTAGATATGCCGTCCGTCATTTTTACGACAAATTGTGCCACGCAGGCAAAGATGTGCGCGACTTACATGGTGTCCGGATTGATTCCATAGGGAAAACCACCTCAAAAGCTTTAAAAGAAATAGGGCTAATGGTTAAACCGTTATCGGTAAATGAGTCGATTGAAGGGATGTTGAAGGTTTATCGTGAAACAGGACTCACAGCCGAAAATGTTCTTCTACCCGGTTCTAAGCAATCTACAGGGCTGCTTCAAAAAGAATTGTGCCGTTTAGGTAATAAAGCGCATGCCCTTAAGGTGTACAAAGTGGTGAAAAACAAAGCTATTATCAGGCAAAATTTGATGCGCTTCCATGGCATAGTGTTTTCATCACCTGCAACAGTAGAAGCTTTTATCGCGATATATGGTAGTATACCCTCACATTTGCAACTTAAATGCATTGGCCAACAAACAAAAGATATGCTTCGAAAATCACAGATGGGGGAAGTTAAAATAGAAGTAGAAAAAAGGGGCTGTGCAGTATAA
- a CDS encoding flavodoxin codes for MTGIFYGSSVGNTRFVAEKLALLLPGSELNPVETATQEDIEKYDFLILGTSTWGVGNLQDDFETFVDTLLTSNLNGKTIALFGLGDQFTYPDTFCNGMGRLYELIKDKGCDFVGKWPSDDYDFSDSLAVVDGEFVGLALDEDNEPDLTDYRLGEWTKGF; via the coding sequence ATGACTGGAATTTTTTATGGCTCATCCGTGGGCAATACGCGTTTTGTTGCAGAAAAACTGGCTTTATTGCTCCCCGGTTCGGAACTGAACCCTGTAGAAACAGCAACGCAAGAAGATATTGAGAAATACGATTTTTTAATACTGGGTACTTCAACTTGGGGAGTGGGCAATTTGCAAGACGATTTTGAAACCTTTGTTGATACCTTATTAACCAGTAACTTAAATGGAAAAACGATTGCCCTTTTTGGCCTTGGCGACCAGTTTACCTATCCGGATACATTTTGCAACGGCATGGGCCGGCTTTACGAACTGATCAAAGATAAAGGCTGTGATTTTGTCGGTAAATGGCCAAGCGACGATTATGATTTTTCGGATTCGTTAGCAGTAGTGGATGGCGAATTTGTTGGGCTGGCGCTGGATGAGGACAATGAACCCGACTTAACGGATTATAGGTTAGGCGAATGGACTAAGGGGTTTTGA